From a region of the Labrenzia sp. CE80 genome:
- a CDS encoding mechanosensitive ion channel domain-containing protein, which yields MTVSARICAIAFLLFACVVLPPVSFAQGIPLTGSATSSDSSGDASDTANAEPTLDAASEALIKVLQNPESRDALIQRLKELPSDQTGKTSASGDAKAGGDGSASASETDGDASATGNDQTFAVRLGQYTRSAVDSAGASFARVRHALNGLVLLANGDVQVRWDKARQATIEVVLVLGVAFVVFLLGQRLLHMFFQRYLLKAQYGGVVMRVFLLVATTVADLLTIGAGWAAGNSAALFTFGGLESGASLLESLALNAFLMTGVAKVGLRFVFAPERPMLRLLPFDDASARYWAKRLGFVVSFFGYGQMLGVPVANLTVSFVVGNAVRVLVVLLAAVFLLALVRKNSRQVADGIKTYGRNLSSDLAQRILVGVADVWHWPAYLYILMVLGVWVSRPFDAVAIVMQATGYSILTIMGGFLVSLTMTRAITGGIRLPEDVRAKLPALETRLNTFLPRILKILRFVVFALTVLVLLEIWGVLSLSNWLTSPRGVELLGRYGSAALVLLVTFAIWLAVMSWVDLRLREHAGYVVTARVRTLFQLFRNAFTVVIIVMAALLSLSEIGVDIAPLIAGAGVVGLAFSFGAQTLVKDIITGAFIQIENAINEGDVVTVGGVTGTVERLTVRSVRMRDLEGTTHIVPFSSVDMVSNFMRDFSYHVAIIGVSYDTDIKHAKAALLEAFHRLQQSEYGGRIIGDLEMHGVTNFGDSAIDIRVRIKTTPGDQWSTGRAYNEFVKEVFDELGIEIPFPQVTYHSAVPAAPPEAGVLSPADGGTKSQGQVKSRKMPDIPALDTSIAPDE from the coding sequence ATGACAGTTTCAGCCCGCATTTGTGCAATTGCCTTTCTTCTGTTTGCCTGCGTGGTGTTGCCGCCCGTTTCTTTTGCGCAAGGCATCCCGCTTACCGGGTCCGCGACTTCTTCGGACAGTTCCGGGGATGCAAGTGACACGGCGAACGCTGAGCCGACGCTGGATGCGGCCAGTGAAGCCTTAATAAAGGTTCTGCAGAACCCGGAGAGTCGCGATGCGCTGATCCAGCGTCTGAAAGAGCTGCCTTCAGATCAAACCGGCAAGACGAGCGCAAGCGGTGACGCTAAAGCGGGCGGCGATGGGTCTGCTAGCGCTTCGGAGACCGATGGGGATGCCTCGGCGACAGGCAATGATCAGACCTTTGCCGTTCGCCTTGGGCAGTACACGCGTTCTGCTGTCGACAGTGCAGGTGCGAGCTTCGCGCGCGTCCGGCACGCTCTGAATGGTTTGGTGCTTCTGGCGAACGGCGACGTTCAGGTGCGCTGGGATAAAGCCCGACAGGCGACGATTGAGGTTGTTCTGGTTCTGGGAGTTGCCTTTGTCGTTTTCCTGCTGGGGCAGCGCTTGCTTCACATGTTCTTCCAGCGCTACTTGCTCAAGGCGCAATATGGCGGCGTGGTTATGCGCGTCTTCCTGCTGGTTGCCACCACCGTTGCAGATCTCCTCACGATCGGGGCGGGCTGGGCCGCCGGCAACAGCGCTGCGCTTTTCACATTCGGAGGTCTTGAGAGTGGCGCGTCCCTGCTCGAGAGCCTTGCGCTGAACGCATTTCTGATGACTGGGGTTGCCAAAGTCGGGCTTCGGTTCGTGTTCGCGCCGGAGCGGCCCATGCTGCGGCTTTTGCCTTTCGATGACGCGTCCGCGCGTTACTGGGCGAAACGCCTCGGTTTCGTCGTATCCTTCTTTGGATACGGCCAGATGCTGGGTGTACCGGTGGCCAACCTCACCGTGTCATTCGTCGTTGGCAACGCGGTTCGGGTCCTTGTGGTGCTTCTCGCCGCGGTATTCCTCCTCGCGCTCGTTCGCAAAAACAGCCGCCAGGTTGCGGATGGCATCAAGACTTATGGCCGGAACCTCTCCAGCGATCTGGCGCAACGGATCTTGGTCGGGGTGGCCGACGTCTGGCATTGGCCTGCATATCTCTACATCCTGATGGTGCTTGGTGTCTGGGTGTCTCGCCCATTTGATGCGGTGGCCATCGTCATGCAGGCCACCGGCTATTCGATCCTGACGATCATGGGCGGTTTCCTGGTGTCATTGACCATGACGCGGGCAATCACCGGAGGCATTAGGCTTCCGGAAGACGTGCGTGCGAAACTTCCCGCGCTTGAAACACGGCTGAATACCTTCTTGCCGCGGATCCTGAAGATTTTGCGTTTTGTCGTCTTCGCCCTGACGGTTCTGGTTCTGCTCGAAATCTGGGGCGTTTTGAGCCTGAGCAACTGGCTGACGTCGCCGCGCGGTGTTGAGCTGCTGGGACGTTACGGTTCCGCGGCGCTGGTGCTCCTGGTCACCTTCGCCATCTGGCTTGCGGTCATGTCATGGGTTGACCTCAGGCTGCGTGAGCACGCGGGCTACGTGGTGACCGCGCGTGTTCGGACGCTGTTCCAGTTGTTCCGCAATGCATTCACAGTCGTGATCATCGTGATGGCGGCGTTGCTGTCTCTGTCGGAAATTGGCGTCGATATCGCGCCGTTGATTGCTGGCGCAGGTGTCGTGGGTCTTGCCTTCTCGTTTGGTGCACAGACCCTGGTCAAGGACATTATCACGGGTGCTTTCATCCAGATCGAGAATGCCATCAACGAGGGGGATGTGGTCACCGTCGGAGGTGTCACAGGGACCGTCGAACGACTAACCGTCCGCTCTGTTCGCATGCGCGATCTGGAAGGCACGACACACATCGTGCCGTTCTCTTCGGTCGATATGGTTTCCAATTTTATGCGCGACTTTTCCTACCATGTCGCGATCATTGGCGTTTCCTACGATACGGACATCAAGCACGCCAAGGCAGCGCTGTTGGAGGCATTCCACCGATTGCAGCAAAGCGAGTACGGTGGCCGGATCATTGGCGATCTGGAGATGCATGGCGTCACCAACTTTGGCGATAGCGCGATTGATATCCGCGTGCGGATCAAGACCACGCCCGGAGATCAATGGTCGACCGGGCGCGCTTACAACGAGTTCGTGAAGGAAGTCTTCGACGAGCTGGGCATCGAGATTCCATTCCCGCAGGTGACATATCATTCGGCGGTGCCTGCTGCTCCTCCGGAGGCTGGTGTCCTGTCTCCGGCCGACGGAGGGACAAAGAGCCAGGGTCAGGTGAAATCGAGAAAGATGCCGGATATCCCGGCACTGGATACCTCCATCGCACCAGATGAATAA
- the glpD gene encoding glycerol-3-phosphate dehydrogenase: protein MTPDYDLVVIGGGINGTGIARDAVGRGASVLLAEMGDLAGATSSASTKLIHGGLRYLEYYEFDLVRKALKEREVLWRAAPHIIWPLRFILPHHKELRPAWLLRVGLFLYDHLGGRKLLPATKTVKLDQPPFSHGLKAMFKKGFEYSDCWVEDARMVVLNARDAADRGAEILTRTKCVNARREGGLWAVVLCDLESGEERTVTAKALVNAAGPWVADMLSGVVGANRTSNVRLVKGSHIVVRRLFDHDRCFIFQNGDGRIIFAIPYEREFTLIGTTDVDYDADPGEVKISDGEVEYLCQSVSEYLETAVTPEDVIHTYSGVRPLYDDGAEDAKAATRDYVLELEGGEDDRAALLSVFGGKITTYRKLAEQVLEKLEPFLRFKRGVWTAYAPLPGGDFGPLDFDAQVSSLEADFPFLAKAHAERLVRAYGTDARLFLGDAKRAEDLGTCFGADLYEPEVRWLIDREWARAAEDILWRRSKLGLHFSETETAALEAFIKRYLAEKAEVAA from the coding sequence ATGACGCCCGATTATGATCTCGTGGTGATCGGCGGTGGGATCAATGGCACCGGTATCGCGCGCGACGCAGTTGGCCGGGGAGCATCGGTTCTTCTGGCGGAAATGGGCGATCTCGCCGGGGCAACCTCCTCTGCGTCCACGAAGTTGATCCACGGCGGATTACGGTATCTCGAGTACTATGAGTTCGACCTGGTGCGCAAAGCCTTGAAAGAACGCGAGGTGCTCTGGCGGGCCGCGCCGCACATCATCTGGCCGTTGCGCTTCATCCTGCCTCATCACAAGGAACTGCGCCCTGCCTGGCTGCTGCGTGTTGGGCTTTTCCTCTATGACCACCTTGGTGGCCGCAAGCTCCTGCCAGCGACCAAGACGGTCAAGCTGGATCAACCGCCGTTCTCCCATGGCCTCAAGGCCATGTTTAAAAAGGGCTTTGAGTATTCCGACTGTTGGGTCGAAGATGCGCGCATGGTGGTCCTAAATGCACGCGATGCAGCTGACCGGGGTGCGGAAATCCTGACGCGCACCAAGTGTGTGAATGCGCGCCGCGAAGGCGGCTTGTGGGCAGTGGTCCTCTGCGATCTTGAAAGCGGAGAGGAACGTACGGTAACAGCGAAGGCCCTGGTCAACGCGGCCGGGCCGTGGGTTGCTGACATGCTGTCGGGTGTCGTCGGTGCGAACCGGACCTCCAACGTGCGTCTGGTCAAGGGCAGCCACATCGTGGTCCGCCGGCTGTTTGATCACGACCGCTGTTTCATTTTCCAAAATGGTGACGGCCGGATCATCTTTGCCATTCCCTATGAGCGCGAGTTCACGCTGATCGGAACGACAGACGTCGACTATGACGCCGATCCGGGCGAGGTGAAGATTTCGGATGGCGAGGTGGAGTACCTTTGCCAGTCTGTGAGCGAGTATCTTGAGACCGCGGTAACGCCGGAAGATGTGATCCACACCTATTCCGGTGTGCGCCCGCTTTACGATGACGGTGCCGAAGACGCCAAGGCCGCAACACGTGACTACGTGCTGGAGCTTGAGGGCGGCGAGGACGACCGCGCTGCCCTGCTTTCGGTTTTCGGCGGCAAGATCACGACCTACCGGAAACTGGCGGAACAGGTGCTCGAGAAACTCGAACCATTCCTGCGCTTCAAGCGTGGCGTCTGGACAGCTTATGCGCCGTTGCCGGGCGGTGATTTCGGTCCGCTTGATTTCGATGCCCAGGTGAGTTCGCTCGAGGCCGATTTCCCCTTCCTTGCGAAAGCTCATGCCGAGCGTCTGGTCCGCGCCTATGGAACCGATGCACGCCTGTTCCTGGGAGATGCCAAAAGAGCAGAGGATCTTGGCACGTGTTTCGGGGCAGATCTGTACGAACCTGAAGTGCGCTGGTTGATTGATCGGGAATGGGCGCGCGCCGCAGAAGACATTTTGTGGCGCCGGTCGAAGCTGGGTCTGCATTTCTCCGAGACTGAAACAGCTGCTCTCGAGGCATTCATCAAGCGCTATCTTGCGGAAAAAGCCGAAGTTGCTGCATAA
- the glpK gene encoding glycerol kinase GlpK — protein sequence MAGAILAIDQGTTSSRAIVFGSDFQPISVGQMEFKQHFPKSGWVEHDPEDLWSTTAAVCREALERAHVSVADIAAIGITNQRETVVIWDRKTGKAVYNAIVWQDRRTSEFCSKLRKDGHEALFTEKTGLLLDPYFSGTKVAWILDHVEGVRERAERGELAFGTVDSWLIWHLTGGERHVTDATNASRTLLFNIHDNVWDEDLCRLLGVPMSMLPEVCDCADDFGMTRADLFGKPLPILGVAGDQQAATVGQACFEPGMVKSTYGTGCFALINTGDSPVASRNRLLTTIAYRLNGKPTYALEGSIFVAGAAVQWLRDGLGLISSAEETQGLAEKADREQPIYMVPAFVGLGAPHWDADARGAIYGLTRATGPADFARAALESVGYQTCDLIDAMQADWSAQGETVLRVDGGMTASDWTMQFLADILGAPVDRPSVAETTALGAAWLAGSRASVWPGQEEFSSRWHLDRRFSPVMAKSERDHLLAGWRDAVRRTRSTSSEA from the coding sequence ATGGCGGGTGCCATTCTGGCCATCGATCAGGGAACGACGTCCAGTCGTGCGATCGTGTTTGGTAGTGACTTTCAGCCGATCAGCGTCGGTCAGATGGAATTCAAGCAGCATTTTCCGAAATCCGGATGGGTTGAGCACGACCCAGAGGACCTGTGGTCGACGACTGCCGCTGTGTGCCGCGAGGCATTGGAGCGCGCCCATGTGTCCGTCGCGGATATCGCAGCCATCGGCATCACCAACCAGCGGGAAACCGTTGTCATTTGGGACCGGAAGACAGGCAAGGCCGTTTACAACGCCATCGTCTGGCAGGATCGCCGTACGTCTGAGTTCTGCTCCAAGTTGCGCAAGGACGGTCATGAGGCGCTGTTCACCGAAAAAACGGGCCTCTTGCTCGATCCCTATTTTTCCGGGACAAAAGTCGCTTGGATCCTCGATCATGTCGAGGGTGTTCGCGAGCGCGCAGAGCGCGGCGAATTGGCCTTCGGGACGGTCGACAGCTGGCTGATCTGGCATCTGACTGGCGGCGAGCGTCATGTCACGGACGCGACCAATGCGTCCCGGACGCTGCTCTTCAACATCCACGACAATGTTTGGGACGAGGACCTGTGCCGGTTGCTGGGCGTTCCCATGTCCATGTTGCCGGAGGTTTGCGATTGTGCCGATGATTTCGGCATGACCCGCGCGGATCTCTTTGGCAAGCCCTTGCCGATCCTGGGCGTTGCCGGTGATCAACAAGCGGCGACCGTTGGTCAGGCCTGTTTCGAGCCAGGCATGGTCAAGTCGACTTATGGCACCGGTTGCTTTGCCTTGATCAACACGGGCGACAGCCCGGTGGCGTCACGCAATCGGCTCCTGACCACCATTGCCTATCGCCTGAACGGTAAGCCGACCTATGCGCTGGAAGGTTCGATCTTCGTTGCGGGCGCGGCCGTGCAATGGCTGCGTGACGGCCTTGGCCTGATCTCCTCGGCAGAAGAGACGCAGGGGCTTGCGGAGAAGGCGGACCGGGAGCAGCCGATTTACATGGTGCCGGCTTTTGTTGGTCTTGGCGCTCCTCATTGGGACGCGGATGCGCGCGGCGCCATCTATGGGCTCACCCGCGCCACCGGGCCCGCGGATTTCGCGCGGGCGGCGCTTGAAAGCGTTGGCTATCAGACCTGTGATCTGATCGATGCCATGCAGGCTGACTGGAGCGCCCAAGGCGAGACAGTGCTGCGGGTTGATGGCGGCATGACCGCCTCTGACTGGACCATGCAGTTCCTCGCCGACATTCTCGGAGCGCCGGTCGATCGGCCAAGTGTGGCCGAAACGACTGCGCTTGGCGCGGCTTGGCTGGCGGGATCACGCGCAAGTGTTTGGCCTGGGCAGGAGGAATTCTCCTCCAGATGGCACCTGGACAGAAGATTTTCCCCTGTCATGGCGAAAAGTGAACGTGATCATCTTCTCGCTGGCTGGCGTGACGCCGTCCGCCGTACGCGCTCGACCTCTTCGGAAGCGTGA
- a CDS encoding ABC transporter substrate-binding protein, protein MKLTKALKATLLGVSLATIAATGVSAKTLVYCSEGSPEGFDTALYTAGTTFDASSKPLYNRLVEFKRGTTEVLPGLAESWEVSEDGLEYTFNLRKGVKFHTTSFFTPSRDFNADDVVFSFERQLKKDHAWNQYTAGAAWEYFDGMSMPDLIKEIVKVDDHTVKFVLNRPEAPMLANLAMDFASVLSAEYADKLEADGKMEMLNQEPVGTGPFSFVGYQKDAVIRYNAFADYWGGKQPIDNLIFAITPDAAVRLQKLKAGECHVMPYPAPADIADIQADDSLTMMEQQGLNVGYLAYNTKVAPFDNKNVRKALNHAINKQAILDAVFQGSGQAAKNPIPPTMWSYNDAIKDDAYDPELAKKMLADAGVSDLSMKIWAMPVQRPYNPNARRMAEVMQADFAKVGVDVEIVSYEWGEYLSRSKAEDRDGAVLLGWTGDNGDPDNFLAVLLGCDGVGGSNRAQWCNDEFQALIEKAKTVSDKAERTKLYEQAQVVFKEEAPWGTIAHSVVFMPMSSKVTGYVMDPLGGHWFDGVDIAE, encoded by the coding sequence ATGAAATTGACGAAAGCCTTGAAGGCTACCCTACTCGGTGTCAGCCTTGCGACGATCGCGGCGACCGGTGTGTCCGCAAAGACACTGGTTTACTGCTCTGAAGGGTCACCTGAAGGGTTTGATACCGCGCTTTACACCGCCGGCACGACCTTCGATGCCTCTTCCAAGCCGCTCTACAACCGTTTGGTCGAATTCAAGCGCGGAACCACGGAAGTACTGCCAGGTCTGGCTGAGAGCTGGGAAGTTTCCGAAGACGGTCTGGAATACACCTTCAACCTGCGCAAGGGCGTGAAGTTCCACACCACGAGCTTCTTTACACCGTCGCGCGACTTCAATGCCGATGACGTTGTCTTCTCCTTCGAGCGTCAGCTCAAGAAGGACCATGCGTGGAACCAGTACACTGCCGGTGCTGCATGGGAATATTTCGACGGCATGTCCATGCCGGACCTGATCAAGGAAATCGTCAAGGTTGATGATCATACGGTCAAGTTCGTCCTGAACCGCCCGGAAGCGCCAATGCTGGCGAACCTGGCAATGGACTTCGCTTCTGTCCTGTCCGCAGAATACGCTGACAAGCTGGAAGCTGACGGCAAGATGGAAATGCTGAACCAGGAGCCTGTCGGCACGGGTCCGTTCTCCTTCGTCGGCTATCAGAAAGATGCGGTCATCCGCTACAACGCTTTCGCCGACTATTGGGGTGGCAAGCAGCCGATCGACAACCTGATCTTTGCGATCACGCCGGATGCGGCGGTTCGTCTCCAGAAGCTGAAGGCTGGCGAATGTCATGTGATGCCTTACCCGGCTCCGGCTGACATTGCGGACATTCAGGCGGACGACAGCCTGACGATGATGGAACAGCAGGGCCTGAACGTCGGCTACCTTGCCTACAACACCAAGGTTGCTCCGTTCGACAACAAGAACGTCCGCAAGGCGCTGAACCACGCCATCAACAAACAGGCGATCCTCGACGCGGTTTTCCAGGGCTCCGGCCAGGCTGCGAAGAACCCGATTCCGCCGACGATGTGGTCCTACAACGACGCCATCAAAGACGATGCCTACGATCCGGAACTGGCCAAGAAGATGCTGGCTGACGCCGGTGTTTCCGACCTGTCCATGAAGATCTGGGCAATGCCGGTGCAGCGTCCGTACAACCCGAACGCCCGTCGTATGGCTGAAGTCATGCAGGCGGATTTTGCCAAGGTTGGCGTTGACGTCGAGATCGTTTCCTACGAATGGGGTGAGTACCTGTCCCGTTCGAAGGCTGAAGATCGTGACGGTGCCGTGCTTCTCGGCTGGACTGGCGACAACGGCGATCCCGACAACTTCCTCGCCGTTCTTCTCGGCTGTGACGGCGTTGGCGGTTCCAACCGTGCTCAGTGGTGTAACGACGAGTTCCAAGCTCTGATCGAGAAGGCCAAGACGGTCTCCGACAAGGCCGAGCGCACCAAGCTCTACGAACAGGCTCAGGTCGTTTTCAAGGAAGAAGCTCCTTGGGGCACCATTGCTCACTCGGTTGTCTTCATGCCGATGTCTTCCAAGGTCACAGGCTATGTCATGGACCCGCTCGGTGGTCACTGGTTTGACGGTGTCGACATCGCCGAGTAA